The genomic region ACCGTGTCGACGGTGTCAGTGTGGACCGACTGCGAAAATGGCAATCAACTGCAGACTGACCAGATTTGCAGACTGGTTGATTATTCTTACTGGGCATATTTATCGATTGATCATTAATTCCACACTGAGCGAGTGAAGAAGCCAGAGTCAGCACGAGAGTAACACTCACCACTGATACCGTCAATTATATTCAACTGACAACAGATAATCAGATACATCGAAAATGTACTCGATATAGTGAGTACTGCTATCTGTAAGTGAATTTTAATAAAGAGACACCAATAGTACCGTATTAGTGTATTGATATGATTATAGATGCCGATATCTATAATAAATTATTTCAAATTGGGTTGCGATTAGCCAATTAGTTGCGAATGAGATTTGCTGCGCGTGGTCCTTTTGGGGACTGCTCAATCTCAAATTCTACTTCCTGTCCTTCTTCGAGGTCCGGACCGCCGACATCTTCCATGTGAAAGAAAACATCATCATCCGTATCATCAGTCGAAATGAAACCGTAACCGCCTGTATCGTTGAAAAAATCAACCTTACCTTCTGCCATTGTAAACATATATATGATGACGCAATGCATAATACTTCCGAGAGTCGTGATACCATGGAGGTAGAGCTAATTCATACGTATCTATCCGCACAATACGGTCAATATCAATAGTGTATACATGCACTTGAGCAATACTCCGGGAGCCGGTTGTTCCTGTTACCCCTGAGACGGAGGACAATTATATCACGACAACGATGAAATAGCTATAATCTGGTGTAGAGGTACCGGACAATCAGCGTCTCAAGACAGTAGAGCCCCATTCACAACCTCATGATATTGTTATGTTATGTTATATTATGTTATTGATATATACAAACCAAACAGTGGAGTGAGGTTAGATAAGAGATATTTCATTGCCATCTTCCGC from Haloquadratum walsbyi C23 harbors:
- a CDS encoding cold-shock protein, whose amino-acid sequence is MAEGKVDFFNDTGGYGFISTDDTDDDVFFHMEDVGGPDLEEGQEVEFEIEQSPKGPRAANLIRN